Proteins encoded together in one Catellatospora citrea window:
- the rho gene encoding transcription termination factor Rho, translated as MTDLDLRPTGAATGNPTAGTGATGPATATRRRRVPARARTNAPGGIESDDAEPATAEPAPASAVSGIVDVRDKNFFVRLDGYLPDPGDPYLPPGLVQGIGLRRGDVVTGAAAHPSTARRSAAGGRADARRPQRPTVTEVHTVNGEPAEHLRERPEFYALTPIYPRERMRLETEPHVLTTRVIDLLTPIGKGQRALVVSPPKAGKTMVLQAIAHALAVNHPDTHVMAILIDERPEEVTDMRRTVRGEVVSSTFDRPPADHIAVAELAIERAKRLVEQGRDVVVLLDSITRLGRAYNLAAPSNGRVMSGGIEAGALHAPKRFLGAARTIEGGGSLTIIATALVETGSLGDTVIFEEFKSTGNAELRLLRGLADRRIFPAVDVDSSSTRREELLVGAQELDLVRRLRRALHTMDTQQTGEQLVDRLRKTASNAEFLMQIARSTP; from the coding sequence ATGACCGATCTCGACCTGCGGCCCACCGGCGCAGCGACCGGGAATCCCACCGCCGGAACCGGCGCGACGGGTCCGGCGACAGCCACCCGCCGGCGCCGCGTCCCCGCGCGGGCCCGCACGAACGCGCCGGGTGGCATCGAGTCCGACGACGCCGAACCGGCGACCGCCGAGCCCGCCCCGGCGAGCGCCGTCAGCGGCATCGTCGACGTGCGCGACAAGAACTTCTTCGTCCGACTCGACGGCTACCTGCCCGACCCGGGCGACCCGTACCTGCCGCCGGGCCTGGTGCAGGGGATCGGCCTGCGCCGGGGCGACGTCGTCACCGGCGCGGCCGCGCACCCGTCCACCGCCCGGCGGTCCGCCGCGGGCGGGCGGGCCGACGCGCGCCGCCCCCAGCGGCCCACCGTGACCGAGGTGCACACCGTCAACGGCGAGCCCGCCGAGCACCTGCGCGAACGGCCCGAATTCTACGCGCTGACGCCGATCTACCCGCGGGAGCGGATGCGCCTGGAGACCGAACCCCACGTGCTGACCACCCGCGTCATCGACCTGCTCACCCCGATCGGCAAGGGCCAGCGCGCCCTGGTCGTCTCGCCGCCCAAGGCGGGCAAGACCATGGTGCTGCAGGCGATCGCGCACGCTCTCGCGGTCAACCACCCCGACACGCACGTCATGGCCATCCTCATCGACGAGCGCCCGGAGGAGGTCACCGACATGCGGCGCACCGTCCGCGGCGAAGTGGTCTCGTCCACCTTCGACCGGCCGCCGGCCGACCACATCGCGGTCGCCGAACTCGCCATCGAACGCGCCAAGCGCCTGGTCGAGCAGGGCCGCGACGTCGTCGTGCTGCTGGACTCCATCACCCGGCTGGGCCGGGCCTACAACCTCGCCGCACCGTCCAACGGCCGCGTCATGTCGGGCGGCATCGAGGCCGGCGCGCTGCACGCGCCCAAACGCTTCCTCGGCGCGGCCCGCACCATCGAGGGCGGCGGCTCGCTGACCATCATCGCCACGGCGCTGGTGGAGACCGGCTCGCTGGGCGACACCGTCATCTTCGAGGAGTTCAAGAGCACCGGCAACGCCGAGCTGCGGCTGCTGCGCGGCCTGGCCGACCGGCGCATCTTCCCGGCCGTGGACGTCGACTCCTCCAGCACCCGCCGGGAGGAGCTGCTCGTCGGCGCGCAGGAGCTGGACCTGGTCCGCCGCCTGCGCCGGGCGCTGCACACGATGGACACCCAGCAGACCGGCGAGCAGTTGGTCGACCGGCTGCGCAAGACGGCCAGCAACGCCGAGTTCCTCATGCAGATCGCCCGCAGCACACCCTGA
- a CDS encoding family 43 glycosylhydrolase, whose translation MLLTWPRALTRRALSIVVAALLGVSMAVVVHPGRADAAPGPTFRNPAVDVPNSGDPTLTYYNGYYYYVATTWSSDVVMRRARTISALRGAPEQVVVRTGGTTMWAPHLEMINNRWYLYYSVEQSGGARRTHVAESAGTDPLGPYTIRGILNLMPNNGWAIDAAILKLNGANYVMFSAFHPSDNLQSLYISPLTNPWTAGAYGTRISAPTLSWETQNGAVNEGAFALQRNGRTWITYSASHCNGPNYKLGMLEYRGGDPLAAASWTKAANPIFQRNDANGVYGPGHHSFFTSPDGTETWIAYHANSSASQGCGTTRTTRVQKISWNADGTPNLGVPVSLSAIQPGPSGETGATPVEIRNRHSNLCLDDYNHVTTPGAEVRQWTCSTATVQDWYLTPLADGYYQISNRNSGLCLDDKDWGTAAGSPVQQWTCNGLAVQQWRTVDAGSGYVTLVNRHSGLCLDDYNWGTSPGAEVRQWTCLNNNAQHWRIA comes from the coding sequence ATGTTGCTGACCTGGCCACGTGCCCTCACCAGGCGGGCGCTGTCCATTGTCGTAGCCGCCCTGCTCGGCGTGTCCATGGCGGTCGTCGTGCACCCCGGGCGGGCCGACGCCGCGCCTGGCCCGACGTTCCGCAACCCGGCCGTCGACGTGCCCAACAGCGGCGACCCGACGCTGACCTACTACAACGGTTACTACTACTACGTCGCCACCACGTGGTCGTCCGACGTGGTGATGCGCCGGGCGCGGACCATCTCGGCGCTGCGCGGGGCTCCCGAGCAGGTCGTCGTGCGCACCGGCGGGACGACCATGTGGGCGCCGCACCTCGAAATGATCAACAATCGGTGGTACCTGTACTACTCCGTCGAGCAGAGCGGCGGCGCGCGGCGCACGCACGTCGCCGAGAGCGCCGGGACGGATCCGCTGGGCCCGTACACCATCCGGGGCATCCTCAACCTGATGCCCAACAACGGCTGGGCCATCGACGCCGCGATCCTCAAGCTCAACGGCGCGAACTACGTCATGTTCTCGGCGTTCCACCCGAGCGACAACCTGCAGTCGCTGTACATCTCCCCACTGACCAACCCGTGGACGGCCGGGGCGTACGGCACCCGCATCTCCGCGCCGACGCTGTCCTGGGAGACCCAGAACGGCGCGGTGAACGAGGGCGCGTTCGCGTTGCAGCGCAACGGCCGCACCTGGATCACGTACTCGGCCAGCCACTGCAACGGCCCGAACTACAAGCTCGGCATGCTCGAGTATCGCGGCGGCGACCCGCTGGCCGCGGCCTCGTGGACCAAGGCCGCCAATCCGATCTTCCAGCGCAACGACGCCAACGGCGTGTACGGGCCGGGCCACCACTCGTTCTTCACCTCACCCGACGGCACCGAGACCTGGATCGCGTACCACGCCAACAGCTCGGCGTCGCAGGGCTGCGGCACCACCCGCACCACCCGCGTGCAGAAGATCTCCTGGAACGCCGACGGCACCCCCAACCTGGGCGTGCCGGTGTCGCTGTCGGCCATCCAGCCCGGACCGTCCGGGGAGACCGGCGCGACGCCGGTGGAGATCCGCAACCGGCACAGCAACCTCTGCCTCGACGACTACAACCACGTGACCACGCCCGGGGCCGAGGTGCGGCAGTGGACCTGCAGCACCGCGACGGTGCAGGACTGGTACCTCACCCCGCTCGCCGACGGCTACTACCAGATCAGCAACCGCAACAGCGGCCTGTGCCTCGACGACAAGGACTGGGGCACCGCGGCTGGCTCACCCGTCCAGCAGTGGACCTGCAACGGCCTGGCCGTGCAGCAGTGGCGCACCGTCGACGCCGGCAGCGGCTACGTCACGCTCGTCAACCGGCACAGCGGCCTGTGCCTGGACGACTACAACTGGGGCACCAGTCCCGGCGCGGAAGTGCGCCAGTGGACCTGCCTGAACAACAACGCCCAGCACTGGCGGATCGCCTAG
- a CDS encoding ImmA/IrrE family metallo-endopeptidase — MPPSREVFAECSSALEGLAIPDPWDVVALVEWLGQQRGRPIILIPWPTAGGVTGCWVAAAHQDYIVYERTATPLHRSVIVCHEVAHIWLGHRGHSTNALADESALPHDYRDDEEIRAETLAELILEKAALPAPKVPADVLRVMKTLDQGVTVDSLADQRGVSARGRRRWLGPRT; from the coding sequence ATGCCACCCAGCCGCGAGGTCTTCGCCGAGTGCAGCAGTGCGCTGGAAGGCCTGGCCATCCCCGACCCCTGGGACGTGGTGGCGCTGGTCGAGTGGCTCGGGCAGCAGCGCGGTCGCCCGATCATCCTGATCCCGTGGCCGACCGCGGGCGGGGTCACGGGCTGCTGGGTGGCGGCGGCCCACCAGGACTACATCGTGTACGAGCGCACCGCCACCCCGCTGCACCGGTCGGTGATCGTCTGCCACGAGGTCGCGCACATCTGGCTGGGCCACCGCGGACATTCCACGAACGCCCTGGCGGACGAATCCGCGCTGCCGCACGACTACCGCGACGACGAGGAGATCCGGGCGGAGACCCTGGCCGAGCTCATCCTCGAGAAGGCCGCCCTGCCCGCCCCCAAGGTGCCGGCCGACGTGCTGCGCGTGATGAAGACACTGGATCAAGGAGTGACCGTTGATTCCCTGGCTGACCAGCGGGGCGTTTCTGCTCGCGGCCGTCGTCGTTGGCTCGGTCCTCGCACGTAG
- a CDS encoding MAB_1171c family putative transporter: MIPWLTSGAFLLAAVVVGSVLARRPQARTPAGKALLTWNLFGAVAQVVTIHPVYHAVSSLVGHHNTAIVLSHGLGLVAAFFAEIMMLCWTRGADGARAAARYRAAVTGGAIAVLAVLFALTPEVADTPASWRLDNIERPTVALYSVVYALAYSWVLLDLCRLSVRYARMVVTPQTRIGLQLFTVGTAFGLAYQLMAAVDGLVGATGHRLPAHTPLSLALVCIGVVFLCLGAVVPLVTTAVIEFARRCRQAWLCHRMEPLYRDLATEYPQVLKGPVWYGTTGWLVNWYGNGRRLMQRTIEIHDGLSELRPWMDDLAYRVGATEAMKEGFDAEAVALVAQSVQVADALRTKRDGAPGHRIHVEMVEVAKDHEAVWLARLAQTYRTRLVDHTLDALASRRDPAATAAVRNPS; encoded by the coding sequence TTGATTCCCTGGCTGACCAGCGGGGCGTTTCTGCTCGCGGCCGTCGTCGTTGGCTCGGTCCTCGCACGTAGGCCGCAGGCGCGCACCCCCGCGGGCAAGGCACTGCTCACGTGGAACCTGTTCGGCGCCGTGGCGCAGGTCGTGACGATCCATCCCGTGTACCACGCGGTCAGCTCGCTGGTCGGCCACCACAACACGGCCATCGTGCTCAGTCACGGCCTCGGGCTGGTCGCCGCGTTCTTCGCCGAGATCATGATGCTGTGCTGGACCCGGGGCGCCGACGGGGCCCGCGCGGCGGCCCGCTACCGCGCCGCGGTCACCGGCGGGGCCATCGCCGTGCTCGCCGTGCTGTTCGCGCTCACCCCCGAGGTCGCCGACACCCCGGCGAGCTGGCGGCTGGACAACATCGAGCGGCCCACCGTGGCCCTGTACTCGGTGGTGTACGCCCTGGCGTACTCCTGGGTGCTGCTGGACCTGTGCCGGTTGAGCGTGCGCTACGCGCGCATGGTCGTCACCCCGCAGACCAGGATCGGGCTGCAGCTGTTCACGGTCGGCACCGCGTTCGGCCTGGCCTACCAGCTGATGGCCGCGGTCGACGGGCTGGTCGGCGCCACCGGGCACCGCCTGCCCGCGCACACCCCGCTGAGCCTGGCGCTGGTCTGCATCGGGGTGGTGTTCCTCTGCCTCGGCGCGGTCGTCCCGCTGGTCACCACCGCCGTGATCGAGTTCGCGCGGCGCTGCCGGCAGGCCTGGCTGTGCCACCGGATGGAACCGCTCTACCGCGACCTGGCGACCGAATACCCGCAGGTCCTGAAAGGCCCCGTCTGGTACGGCACCACGGGCTGGCTGGTCAACTGGTACGGCAACGGCCGCCGGTTGATGCAGCGCACCATCGAGATCCACGACGGACTGTCCGAACTGCGACCCTGGATGGACGACCTCGCGTACCGGGTCGGCGCGACCGAGGCGATGAAGGAGGGCTTCGACGCCGAGGCCGTGGCCCTCGTCGCGCAGTCCGTCCAGGTGGCCGACGCCCTGCGGACCAAACGCGACGGCGCGCCGGGCCACCGGATCCACGTGGAGATGGTCGAGGTGGCCAAGGACCACGAAGCGGTGTGGCTGGCGCGGCTGGCGCAGACCTACCGCACGCGCCTGGTCGACCATACGCTCGACGCGCTGGCGTCGCGGCGCGACCCGGCCGCCACGGCGGCCGTGCGGAACCCGTCGTGA
- a CDS encoding family 43 glycosylhydrolase, whose translation MPPLPERNVMRRWWRFAAMTALCALAATGLHVPAASAAPAVNYTNPLVNQRADAQIYKHTDGYYYFTATVPEYDRIILRRATTLQGLSSAPETVIWRKHSSGIMGAHIWAPEIHFIDGKWYVYFAAGATNDVWAIRMYVLEGTGANPLTASWAEKGQIRTPWETFSLDASTFVAGGVRYLTWAQAEPGIATNTNLYIARLANPWTITGATTRLTIPTLAWETRGYKVAEGPTVIQRNGKLFMTYSASATDANYCLGMLTATAGSNLLSASSWTKSANPVFASNSATGQWGPGHNSFTVSEDGASDILVYHDRNYRDISGDPLNDPNRRTRLQKLYWNADGTPNFGIPIPDGAHPVRLKSYNFPDRFVRHWEYRARIDTNVTNLADSQFRIVAGLNGGGTVSLESTNFPGYYLRQRTNGEAWVDRNDGSAAFRADASFFQRAGLASSSAVSFESSANAGRYLRHSNYLLYVQTATDTVGRADATFVLE comes from the coding sequence ATGCCCCCGCTCCCCGAGAGAAACGTGATGCGGCGCTGGTGGCGGTTCGCCGCCATGACGGCGCTGTGCGCGCTGGCCGCCACCGGCCTGCACGTGCCCGCCGCCTCGGCCGCGCCCGCGGTGAACTACACCAACCCGCTGGTCAACCAGCGCGCCGACGCGCAGATCTACAAGCACACCGACGGCTACTACTACTTCACCGCCACGGTGCCCGAGTACGACCGCATCATCCTGCGCCGGGCCACCACCCTGCAGGGCCTGTCCAGCGCTCCGGAGACGGTGATCTGGCGCAAGCACTCCAGCGGCATCATGGGCGCGCACATCTGGGCCCCGGAGATCCACTTCATCGACGGCAAGTGGTACGTCTACTTCGCCGCCGGCGCGACCAACGACGTCTGGGCGATCAGGATGTACGTCCTGGAGGGCACCGGCGCGAACCCGCTCACCGCGAGCTGGGCCGAGAAGGGCCAGATCCGCACCCCGTGGGAGACGTTCTCGCTCGACGCGTCCACCTTCGTCGCCGGCGGCGTGCGCTACCTGACCTGGGCGCAGGCCGAACCCGGCATCGCCACCAACACCAACCTCTACATCGCCCGGCTGGCCAATCCGTGGACCATCACCGGCGCGACCACCCGCCTCACGATACCCACGCTGGCCTGGGAGACCCGCGGCTACAAGGTGGCCGAGGGGCCGACCGTCATCCAGCGCAACGGCAAGCTGTTCATGACCTATTCGGCCAGCGCCACCGACGCCAACTACTGCCTGGGCATGCTCACCGCGACGGCGGGCAGCAACCTGCTCAGCGCGTCGTCCTGGACCAAGTCGGCGAACCCGGTGTTCGCCAGCAACTCCGCCACCGGGCAGTGGGGCCCGGGCCACAACTCGTTCACCGTGTCCGAGGACGGGGCCAGCGACATCCTGGTCTACCACGACCGCAACTACCGGGACATCAGCGGTGATCCGCTCAACGACCCGAACCGGCGAACCCGCCTGCAGAAGCTGTACTGGAACGCCGACGGCACCCCGAACTTCGGCATCCCGATCCCCGACGGCGCACACCCGGTGCGGCTGAAGTCCTACAACTTCCCGGACCGCTTCGTGCGCCACTGGGAGTACCGGGCCCGCATCGACACCAACGTCACCAACCTGGCCGACTCCCAGTTCCGGATCGTCGCCGGGCTCAACGGCGGCGGCACCGTCTCGCTGGAGTCGACCAACTTCCCCGGCTACTACCTGCGTCAGCGCACCAACGGCGAGGCGTGGGTGGACCGCAACGACGGCTCGGCGGCGTTCCGCGCCGACGCGAGCTTCTTCCAGCGGGCGGGCCTGGCGAGCTCGTCGGCGGTGTCGTTCGAGTCGTCGGCCAACGCCGGCCGCTACCTGCGGCACAGCAACTACCTGCTGTACGTCCAGACGGCCACCGACACCGTCGGGCGCGCCGACGCCACCTTCGTGCTCGAATGA
- a CDS encoding glycoside hydrolase family 43 protein, giving the protein MTTRRELLTGLLSTAAATATGGLALAAAGSPAQAAGPLTGYVMGYFTESPNRLANNYGLHLAVGTDGLNWTPLNQNNPVVTPTAGTGGLRDPFILRKRDDTFVVLATDLAGTDFTQPNQYIHVWDSVDLRSFTGYRRVRMHTMNTHTWAPEAFWDNARGQYGIIYSAHNGTRDVFMVNYTSDFVNVGTAQVFFDPGFNVLDATMHLGGGTNYLYYKNLADGRLYGARSATLNPNSFSTYTSGMVNGGIEAPIVVKANDRNEWWLWGDSYSPVNGEFYVWRSGDVNANAWTALDKAAYTQPLNAKHATIAAITATEHANLLARWGAPTWNRIKSYNFPDRLIRHASRVGRIDPYPFDPYADSQWRLRPGLADSAGVSFESVNLPGNYLRHSGYVVGLAANDGTALFAADATFVRTAGLANSGWASFRSHNFPDRYLRHSNYLLRIDVLGTGSPAADRADATFQLGY; this is encoded by the coding sequence ATGACCACCAGACGCGAGCTGCTGACCGGCCTGCTGTCCACGGCCGCGGCCACCGCGACCGGCGGGCTGGCCCTCGCCGCCGCCGGCTCCCCCGCCCAGGCCGCCGGGCCGCTGACCGGCTACGTGATGGGCTACTTCACCGAGTCGCCCAACCGGCTGGCCAACAACTACGGCCTGCACCTGGCCGTCGGCACCGACGGCCTGAACTGGACCCCGCTCAACCAGAACAACCCCGTGGTCACGCCCACCGCCGGCACCGGCGGCCTGCGCGACCCGTTCATCCTGCGCAAGCGCGACGACACGTTCGTAGTGCTGGCCACCGACCTCGCCGGCACCGACTTCACCCAGCCGAACCAGTACATCCACGTCTGGGACTCGGTCGACCTGCGCAGCTTCACCGGATACCGGCGGGTCCGGATGCACACCATGAACACGCACACCTGGGCGCCGGAGGCGTTCTGGGACAACGCGCGCGGCCAGTACGGCATCATCTACTCGGCCCACAACGGCACCCGCGACGTGTTCATGGTCAACTACACCAGCGACTTCGTGAACGTCGGCACGGCGCAGGTGTTCTTCGACCCCGGCTTCAACGTCCTCGACGCCACCATGCACCTGGGCGGCGGCACGAACTACCTGTACTACAAGAACCTCGCCGACGGCCGGCTCTACGGAGCCCGCTCGGCCACCCTCAACCCCAACAGCTTCAGCACGTACACCAGCGGCATGGTCAACGGCGGCATCGAGGCGCCGATCGTGGTCAAAGCCAACGACCGCAACGAGTGGTGGCTGTGGGGCGACTCCTACAGCCCCGTCAACGGCGAGTTCTACGTCTGGCGCAGCGGCGACGTCAACGCGAACGCCTGGACGGCGCTGGACAAGGCGGCGTACACCCAGCCGCTGAACGCCAAACACGCCACCATCGCGGCGATCACCGCCACCGAGCACGCCAACCTGCTCGCCCGCTGGGGCGCGCCCACCTGGAACCGGATCAAGTCCTACAACTTCCCGGACCGGCTGATCCGCCACGCGAGCAGGGTCGGGCGCATCGACCCGTACCCGTTCGACCCGTACGCCGACAGCCAGTGGCGGCTGCGGCCCGGCCTGGCCGACTCGGCCGGGGTGTCGTTCGAGTCGGTCAACCTCCCCGGCAACTACCTGCGCCACAGCGGCTACGTGGTCGGGCTCGCCGCCAACGACGGCACCGCGCTGTTCGCCGCCGACGCGACCTTCGTCCGCACCGCGGGCCTGGCCAACAGCGGCTGGGCCTCGTTCCGTTCGCACAACTTCCCCGACCGCTACCTGCGCCACAGCAACTACCTGCTGCGCATCGACGTGCTCGGCACCGGCTCGCCCGCCGCCGACCGGGCCGACGCCACCTTCCAGCTCGGCTACTGA